A region from the Muribaculum gordoncarteri genome encodes:
- a CDS encoding type II toxin-antitoxin system HipA family toxin, with protein MRKTEKLKVMFRGQTVGTLSLTPDNRLNVFEYDKSWIADGFSISPLELPLKPGVFIAKPQPFYGNFGIFEDSLPDGYGRYLLHKALLRKGVNDSDLSSLDRLAIVGDNGMGALTYSPSINIEPKEPITDFDRLQQTALEVLKEQQDSDAGLLLYNSGNSGGARPKAVFSDSEGHWIIKFRHTYDPTDKGLQEYRYNKIAQKCGIIVPDFRLVNGRYFASRRFDIDSEGNRLHTATAGGLLCISLREPFMDYSNLLALTGYLTQNREDVEQMYRRMLFNYLTDNKDDHCKNFSFYVAKDSDTKAWQWRLAPAYDLTLCTEGYNGEHATSVNGTGQPRLSDFIAVGTKIKLPEPRCREIIDEVHSCCRDLIRYNIPT; from the coding sequence ATGAGAAAAACCGAAAAGCTTAAAGTAATGTTTCGCGGACAGACGGTGGGCACATTGTCGCTTACGCCCGACAATCGTCTGAATGTCTTCGAGTACGACAAATCATGGATTGCCGACGGTTTTAGCATATCTCCACTTGAACTGCCGCTAAAGCCGGGTGTATTCATCGCCAAGCCCCAGCCGTTTTACGGTAATTTCGGCATTTTTGAGGATAGCCTTCCCGACGGATACGGCCGCTATCTTCTTCACAAGGCATTGCTGCGAAAAGGGGTCAACGATTCCGATTTGTCATCATTGGACCGGCTCGCAATTGTAGGCGACAACGGCATGGGCGCACTCACCTATTCACCTTCAATTAATATTGAACCTAAGGAACCTATAACCGATTTCGACCGACTTCAACAAACGGCCCTCGAAGTGCTCAAAGAGCAACAGGATAGCGATGCCGGACTGTTGCTCTACAATAGCGGAAACAGCGGTGGCGCTCGCCCGAAAGCGGTATTTTCGGATTCCGAAGGGCACTGGATTATCAAATTCAGACATACATACGACCCGACAGATAAAGGGCTTCAAGAGTATCGATATAACAAAATCGCTCAAAAATGCGGAATTATAGTACCTGATTTCCGCCTCGTTAACGGACGATATTTCGCATCTCGACGGTTCGACATCGACAGTGAAGGAAATCGCCTTCACACTGCAACAGCAGGAGGACTGTTGTGCATATCACTTCGTGAACCGTTTATGGATTACTCAAATCTTCTTGCACTTACCGGCTACCTGACTCAAAACCGTGAAGATGTGGAGCAAATGTATCGCCGTATGCTGTTCAATTATCTCACCGACAATAAAGACGATCATTGCAAGAATTTCAGTTTTTATGTGGCCAAGGATTCCGATACAAAAGCATGGCAATGGCGGCTTGCACCGGCCTACGACCTCACGCTATGCACCGAAGGATATAACGGCGAGCACGCAACCTCAGTCAACGGCACAGGCCAGCCACGATTGTCAGATTTTATCGCAGTTGGCACAAAAATCAAGCTACCGGAGCCCCGATGCCGTGAAATTATAGATGAAGTTCATTCCTGCTGTCGCGACTTAATTCGCTACAACATACCAACATAG
- a CDS encoding agmatine deiminase family protein, whose translation MILDSDTNVIYFSELVLNILGGLGIVTRIRENNISVKFIPATVDIWARDYMPIQIDDQKFIGYEYCPDYLYPNFSSRITNQARVCDKMGFDTFASGLIIDGGNVVKTSKGIIMVDKVFNENSHLSRIELINQLETAFQSEIIFLPWDRSEYYGHADGIVREIFDGTVLLTNYHRYSKKYSLQFEQILSRYFDVKILDFNVEKQHKHNWCYINFLRIGNTIFLPQLTPMRPSINRECTGDDVTADKTEYIPSEKIVEEDAQAVEQFRYYMPDCQIIPISCPQIVKEGGALNCISWNIKAPKLP comes from the coding sequence ATGATACTTGATTCAGACACAAATGTCATCTATTTTTCAGAACTCGTACTTAATATACTCGGTGGTTTAGGAATAGTAACCCGAATTCGTGAAAATAACATTTCTGTTAAATTCATTCCTGCCACAGTAGATATATGGGCTCGCGATTATATGCCGATACAGATTGACGATCAAAAGTTTATCGGTTATGAATATTGCCCCGATTACCTCTACCCCAATTTTTCCTCAAGGATAACCAATCAAGCAAGAGTCTGTGACAAAATGGGATTTGATACTTTTGCAAGCGGCCTGATTATTGACGGAGGGAATGTTGTCAAGACATCAAAAGGCATTATTATGGTTGATAAAGTCTTTAATGAAAACAGTCATTTATCACGGATAGAACTTATCAACCAACTTGAAACAGCCTTTCAATCCGAAATCATATTCCTTCCATGGGATCGCAGCGAATATTATGGCCATGCCGACGGCATTGTCAGAGAAATATTCGACGGGACTGTCCTGTTAACCAACTACCATCGTTATTCTAAGAAATATTCCTTACAATTTGAACAAATTCTTAGTAGATATTTCGATGTAAAAATACTCGACTTTAATGTCGAGAAGCAACATAAGCATAATTGGTGCTATATCAATTTTCTTCGTATCGGCAATACAATATTTCTGCCGCAACTCACACCAATGCGCCCTTCTATAAATAGAGAATGCACCGGTGATGATGTTACCGCCGACAAAACCGAATATATACCTTCAGAAAAAATCGTCGAAGAAGATGCACAAGCCGTAGAACAATTCCGATATTATATGCCTGATTGTCAGATAATCCCCATATCATGTCCTCAGATTGTCAAAGAAGGCGGCGCACTAAACTGTATTTCATGGAATATAAAAGCTCCTAAACTGCCTTAA
- a CDS encoding DUF362 domain-containing protein — protein MWQMCRFMPVEDNENQTSNHYKPMIEVDRKLCPHDHVCPLIRICPVGAITQGDDGYPIVDHDKCIECGKCVRSCPKKAMQNRRV, from the coding sequence ATGTGGCAAATGTGTCGTTTCATGCCCGTTGAAGATAATGAAAATCAAACCTCAAACCATTATAAACCAATGATAGAAGTTGATAGAAAGCTGTGTCCGCATGATCATGTGTGTCCGCTAATACGTATTTGCCCGGTGGGTGCCATAACGCAAGGTGACGACGGCTACCCGATAGTAGACCATGACAAATGTATTGAGTGTGGAAAATGTGTGCGCTCCTGCCCCAAGAAGGCCATGCAGAATAGGCGGGTATAA
- a CDS encoding 4Fe-4S binding protein, translating into MKTEVITKKKRFHRYFPTKGYSLYWILLAYLAIGYFYPVIGLLALVCMIAPVAFAVSRGRWWCGNACPRGNMYDRLLAKYSPHKPIPAFVRTRQFRIFMVLFIFTMFGVQMYFAWGDWNAIGRVFWTIILVTTIVGVTLSFIYAPRTWCSFCPMGTLSSWVTPKKTPLPKAFTSVNVDASCQMKCKSCARVCPMQLTPYDSRGEAVGYLNADCIKCGKCVVSCPLKIMKIKPQTIINQ; encoded by the coding sequence ATGAAAACAGAAGTAATCACGAAAAAGAAGAGATTTCACCGATATTTCCCGACTAAAGGGTATTCATTATATTGGATATTGTTGGCATATCTTGCGATAGGATATTTCTATCCGGTGATAGGATTGTTGGCGTTGGTGTGCATGATCGCTCCGGTGGCTTTCGCGGTGAGTCGCGGTCGATGGTGGTGTGGAAACGCCTGTCCCAGAGGGAATATGTATGACAGGCTGCTGGCTAAATATTCACCCCACAAGCCTATCCCAGCATTTGTTCGCACTCGGCAATTCCGTATTTTCATGGTGCTTTTTATCTTCACCATGTTTGGCGTGCAGATGTATTTTGCTTGGGGCGACTGGAACGCCATAGGACGAGTTTTCTGGACCATCATTCTTGTCACCACGATTGTAGGAGTTACATTGTCGTTTATCTATGCGCCGCGCACATGGTGTTCGTTCTGTCCGATGGGTACTCTTTCATCATGGGTTACGCCGAAGAAGACTCCGTTGCCAAAGGCTTTCACAAGCGTTAATGTGGATGCGTCGTGTCAGATGAAGTGCAAGAGTTGCGCGAGAGTGTGCCCTATGCAGCTCACTCCCTACGACAGCCGGGGAGAAGCGGTGGGCTACCTTAATGCCGACTGTATAAAATGTGGCAAATGTGTCGTTTCATGCCCGTTGAAGATAATGAAAATCAAACCTCAAACCATTATAAACCAATGA
- a CDS encoding LysR family transcriptional regulator, with product MTLQQLKYIIAIDRHRSFAKAAAELDITQPTLSALLLKLEEELGVKIFERSNRSVVPTSIGRIILLQAQTAISEADRIEEIVAEQKGAVSGPLSIGIGPTIAPYLMPWFIKKYTDAHSEVKLSINEMKGDAIIEALRFGNIDIGIAMSGHAVTGVKEIPLYTESFFVYMAKDCLMKQPAFNPADLVHEKMWIMKESQCMRESTFSFCKARSIGRHIYEAGSIETLIRIVDINGGFTIIPEMHLPFLSESQRENVRPIEGRFVSKRSISIYLRADFIRLNMLKSVIHALQSIIPKKMISPELSQLSTT from the coding sequence ATGACACTACAGCAGCTAAAATACATCATCGCCATCGACCGCCATCGCAGCTTTGCGAAAGCAGCCGCCGAACTCGACATCACACAACCCACATTGAGTGCCCTGCTCCTAAAACTGGAAGAGGAGCTCGGTGTAAAAATATTCGAGCGAAGCAATCGAAGCGTTGTCCCCACCTCCATTGGCCGGATTATACTTCTTCAGGCACAGACAGCAATAAGCGAAGCCGACCGAATCGAAGAAATTGTCGCCGAACAAAAAGGAGCGGTTTCCGGGCCGTTATCAATCGGCATAGGGCCAACGATAGCACCTTACCTAATGCCTTGGTTCATTAAGAAATATACCGATGCCCATTCCGAAGTCAAACTCTCCATAAACGAGATGAAAGGTGATGCCATAATTGAGGCTCTCCGCTTTGGCAATATTGACATAGGAATAGCCATGAGCGGCCACGCCGTGACAGGAGTCAAGGAAATACCGCTATATACCGAGTCGTTCTTCGTATATATGGCCAAAGACTGCCTCATGAAGCAGCCGGCATTCAATCCGGCCGATCTCGTTCACGAAAAGATGTGGATCATGAAGGAATCACAATGTATGCGCGAAAGCACGTTCAGCTTCTGCAAGGCACGCAGTATCGGACGACACATCTATGAAGCCGGAAGCATCGAAACCCTTATACGCATCGTCGACATCAACGGCGGTTTTACTATAATCCCGGAAATGCACCTCCCCTTTCTGTCGGAATCGCAAAGGGAGAATGTGCGACCTATCGAAGGCCGATTTGTTTCAAAGCGAAGTATTTCGATATACCTTAGAGCTGATTTCATTCGCCTGAACATGCTGAAAAGCGTCATTCACGCATTACAGTCGATCATCCCCAAAAAGATGATCAGTCCTGAATTGTCGCAACTCTCCACCACATAA